From the Nodularia sp. NIES-3585 genome, one window contains:
- the purL gene encoding phosphoribosylformylglycinamidine synthase subunit PurL: MTATSSTPFSPQEIAAEGLKPEEYAEIVKRLGRHPNKAELGMFGVMWSEHCCYKNSRPLLKQFPTTGPRILVGPGENAGVVDLGDGRQLAFKIESHNHPSAVEPFQGAATGVGGILRDIFTMGARPIALLNSLRFGDLNDPKTQRLFTGVVAGISHYGNCVGVPTVGGEVYFDKAYSGNPLVNVMALGLMETPEIVKSGASGCGNPVLYVGSTTGRDGMGGASFASAELSEQSLDNRPAVQVGDPFIEKSLIEACLEAFKTGAVVAAQDMGAAGITCSTSEMAAKGGVGIEFDLDKIPVRELGMVPYEYLLSESQERMLFVAHKGREQELIDIFERWGLHAVVAGTVIAEPIVRILFRGEVAAEIPAEALAENTPLYQRELLAEPPEYAREAWKWSPDSLPSCTTSGIEIQGKLQSWDDILLTLLDTPTIASKSWVYRQYDHQVQNNTVILPGGADAAVVRLRPLEKNQNETSEPKSFTSGVAATVDCNPRYVYLDPYEGAKAVVAEAARNLSCVGAEPLAVTDNLNFGSPEKPIGYWQLAEACRGLSEGCLELATPVTGGNVSLYNETFDSEGNPQPIYPTPVVGMVGLIPDLSKICGQGWQAPGDLIYLLGLPLTSSISLGASEYLATIHNTVAGKPPRVDFDLERRVQQVCRDGIRAGWIRSAHDSAEGGVAVALAESCLSGKLGAEIQIVISENQLNRLDEVLFGEGGARILVSVTSSEQKSWESYLQEHLGESWQKLGMVGNSGSSEAGLAILNSDNQTLIKVSMEQMSDRYFYSISNRLANPTNTPN, encoded by the coding sequence CGTTACTCAAACAATTTCCCACCACAGGCCCCCGCATCTTAGTTGGCCCTGGTGAAAATGCTGGGGTTGTAGACTTAGGCGATGGACGACAATTAGCATTTAAAATTGAATCTCATAACCACCCCTCAGCCGTTGAACCTTTCCAAGGCGCAGCTACAGGTGTGGGCGGTATTCTGAGAGATATATTTACAATGGGGGCGCGTCCCATTGCTTTATTAAATTCTTTACGTTTCGGTGATTTAAACGACCCCAAAACCCAAAGATTGTTTACAGGTGTTGTCGCGGGAATCTCCCATTATGGTAATTGCGTTGGGGTTCCCACTGTCGGCGGTGAAGTCTACTTTGATAAAGCTTACTCTGGTAATCCTTTAGTCAACGTGATGGCGCTGGGATTGATGGAAACGCCAGAAATTGTCAAATCGGGGGCTTCTGGATGCGGTAATCCGGTGCTGTATGTTGGTTCTACCACTGGACGCGATGGTATGGGAGGGGCAAGTTTTGCTAGTGCGGAATTAAGTGAACAGTCACTAGATAACCGTCCCGCCGTGCAAGTAGGCGACCCGTTTATAGAAAAATCTTTAATTGAAGCTTGTTTAGAAGCGTTTAAAACTGGTGCAGTTGTCGCCGCCCAAGATATGGGTGCTGCTGGTATCACCTGTTCAACATCAGAGATGGCGGCTAAAGGTGGTGTGGGGATTGAATTCGATTTAGATAAGATTCCTGTGCGGGAACTGGGAATGGTTCCCTATGAATACCTGCTTTCGGAATCTCAGGAAAGAATGTTGTTTGTTGCCCATAAGGGGCGGGAACAAGAACTAATTGATATTTTTGAACGTTGGGGACTTCATGCTGTAGTTGCCGGTACGGTGATTGCTGAACCCATTGTGCGGATTTTATTCCGGGGTGAAGTAGCAGCAGAAATTCCGGCTGAGGCTTTGGCGGAAAATACCCCTCTTTATCAACGGGAATTGTTGGCGGAACCACCAGAATATGCCCGTGAAGCTTGGAAATGGTCGCCTGATTCTTTACCGAGTTGCACAACGTCTGGGATTGAAATTCAAGGAAAACTGCAATCTTGGGATGATATTCTGTTAACTTTGCTCGATACGCCGACAATCGCTTCTAAAAGTTGGGTCTATCGTCAGTATGACCATCAAGTTCAGAATAACACTGTGATTTTACCAGGTGGTGCTGATGCGGCTGTGGTGCGCTTACGTCCCCTGGAAAAAAATCAAAATGAAACGTCAGAGCCTAAAAGTTTTACATCAGGGGTGGCGGCGACTGTAGACTGCAATCCTCGTTATGTTTATCTTGACCCTTATGAGGGTGCTAAGGCAGTGGTGGCTGAAGCGGCTCGCAATCTTAGCTGTGTGGGTGCTGAACCTTTAGCGGTGACGGATAATCTCAATTTTGGTAGTCCAGAAAAACCCATTGGTTATTGGCAATTAGCTGAGGCTTGTCGGGGTTTGTCTGAAGGTTGTCTGGAATTGGCTACACCAGTTACAGGGGGGAATGTCTCTCTTTACAATGAAACTTTTGATTCTGAAGGTAATCCCCAACCTATTTATCCGACTCCGGTTGTGGGGATGGTGGGATTGATTCCCGATTTAAGCAAAATTTGTGGTCAAGGTTGGCAAGCCCCAGGTGATTTAATTTATCTGTTGGGTTTACCTCTGACATCCTCCATTAGTTTGGGTGCATCTGAGTATTTAGCCACTATCCACAACACTGTAGCTGGTAAGCCTCCACGGGTAGATTTTGATTTAGAACGTCGGGTGCAGCAAGTTTGCCGTGACGGTATTCGTGCGGGTTGGATACGTTCAGCTCATGATTCTGCGGAGGGGGGAGTAGCTGTTGCTTTGGCTGAATCTTGCCTTTCTGGGAAGTTAGGGGCGGAAATTCAAATAGTAATTTCTGAAAATCAGTTAAATCGCCTGGATGAAGTGCTGTTTGGTGAGGGTGGGGCGAGAATTTTAGTTTCTGTTACATCATCAGAACAGAAAAGTTGGGAATCTTACTTACAGGAGCATTTGGGAGAAAGTTGGCAAAAACTGGGTATGGTGGGGAATTCAGGCAGTTCTGAAGCAGGTTTGGCAATTTTAAATTCTGATAACCAAACCTTAATCAAAGTTAGTATGGAACAAATGAGCGATCGCTATTTCTACTCAATCTCTAACCGTCTTGCTAACCCAACAAATACTCCCAATTAA
- the purF gene encoding amidophosphoribosyltransferase: MIPIHSVTMASSGKLSDEYPNQETNPINSPEHQPDKPEEACGVFGIYAPEADVAKMTYFGLYALQHRGQESAGIATFEGAKVHLHKDMGLVSQVFNESILEHLPGNLAIGHTRYSTTGSSRKDNAQPAVVETRLGSLALAHNGNLVNTLQLREELVETKVSLVTTTDSEMIAFAIAEAVNAGADWLEGSIQAFHRCQGAFSLVIGTPVGVMGVRDSNGIRPLVIGTLPGNPLRYVLASETCGLDIIGAEYLRDVEPGELVWITEAGLASYHWSQKPERKLCIFEMIYFARPDSIMHNESLYTYRMRLGRRIAAESAVDADIVFGVPDSGIPAAIGFSQASGVPYAEGLIKNRYVGRTFIQPTQSMRETGIRMKLNPLKDVLVGKRVIIVDDSIVRGTTSRKLVKALREAGATEVHMRISSPPVTHPCFYGIDTDNQDQLIAATKSVAEIAEQLGVDSLAYLSWEGMLEATQEDTNSFCSACFTGDYPVTIPEQVKRSKLILEKVVV; encoded by the coding sequence ATGATTCCCATCCATTCCGTCACTATGGCTTCATCAGGCAAGCTATCGGATGAATACCCCAATCAGGAGACAAACCCAATTAATAGTCCTGAACATCAACCAGACAAGCCAGAAGAAGCTTGTGGTGTTTTTGGCATTTATGCACCAGAAGCAGATGTTGCCAAAATGACCTACTTTGGATTGTATGCCCTCCAACATCGGGGTCAAGAATCAGCTGGGATTGCGACGTTTGAGGGTGCAAAAGTACACCTGCATAAAGACATGGGTTTGGTGTCTCAAGTCTTTAATGAATCCATTTTGGAGCATTTGCCGGGAAATCTCGCTATTGGTCACACTCGTTACTCCACCACTGGTTCCAGCCGCAAAGATAATGCCCAGCCTGCGGTGGTGGAAACTCGACTAGGTTCATTAGCCCTAGCACATAATGGTAATTTAGTCAATACTTTACAATTACGCGAAGAGTTAGTGGAGACCAAAGTTAGTTTAGTCACCACCACAGACTCAGAAATGATTGCCTTTGCGATCGCCGAAGCTGTCAACGCTGGTGCAGATTGGCTAGAAGGATCTATTCAAGCATTTCATCGTTGTCAAGGCGCTTTTAGTTTAGTAATTGGCACTCCTGTCGGCGTGATGGGTGTTCGCGACTCCAATGGTATTCGCCCCTTAGTAATTGGAACTTTACCTGGGAATCCACTTCGTTACGTCTTGGCTTCGGAAACTTGTGGTTTAGATATCATTGGAGCCGAATACTTACGAGATGTAGAACCAGGCGAGTTAGTTTGGATCACTGAAGCAGGTTTGGCTTCCTACCATTGGAGTCAAAAACCTGAGCGCAAGTTGTGTATCTTTGAGATGATTTACTTTGCTCGTCCTGATAGCATCATGCACAACGAAAGTTTGTACACCTATCGCATGAGATTAGGGCGACGCATAGCAGCAGAATCGGCTGTGGATGCTGATATTGTTTTTGGTGTTCCTGATTCGGGAATCCCAGCGGCTATTGGCTTTTCCCAAGCATCTGGTGTACCCTACGCCGAAGGATTGATTAAAAATCGCTATGTGGGGCGCACTTTTATTCAGCCCACACAATCGATGCGCGAAACTGGGATTCGGATGAAACTCAATCCCCTCAAAGATGTGCTGGTGGGTAAACGCGTGATTATTGTGGATGATTCCATTGTTCGGGGTACAACCAGCCGCAAACTGGTTAAAGCCTTGCGTGAAGCTGGTGCAACAGAAGTACATATGCGAATTTCTTCTCCCCCAGTTACACATCCTTGTTTTTACGGTATCGATACCGATAACCAGGATCAGTTAATTGCTGCTACCAAGTCTGTGGCAGAAATTGCCGAGCAGTTGGGAGTAGATAGCCTTGCTTATCTAAGTTGGGAAGGAATGCTAGAAGCAACGCAGGAAGATACTAATAGTTTCTGTTCAGCTTGCTTTACTGGGGATTATCCTGTAACTATTCCTGAGCAAGTCAAGCGTTCTAAGCTGATTTTGGAAAAAGTCGTGGTTTAG
- a CDS encoding DUF29 family protein, whose amino-acid sequence MFTVKTLYETDFNLWLEETARLLREGKLEQLDRNKTLAPSP is encoded by the coding sequence ATGTTTACTGTAAAGACCCTTTACGAAACTGACTTTAATCTCTGGTTAGAAGAAACCGCGCGGCTATTGAGAGAAGGTAAGTTAGAACAATTAGACAGAAACAAGACTCTTGCTCCCTCTCCTTAG
- a CDS encoding DUF29 domain-containing protein — MKAEAKATLYETDYQQWIDTTLQHLRNQEFNQLDLVHLIEEIEAMGKSDKRELQNRLIILLMHLLKWKYKSGNQSNSWLSTIDEQRRQLLFIFEDSPSLEKIYLATVFNKCYQMARKSAIKETQLSLSTFPESCPFSQSEIFDIDFYP; from the coding sequence ATGAAAGCAGAGGCAAAAGCTACACTCTATGAAACCGATTATCAACAATGGATAGACACAACCTTACAGCATTTACGCAACCAAGAATTTAATCAATTAGACTTAGTGCATCTCATTGAAGAAATCGAAGCAATGGGTAAAAGTGATAAACGAGAACTACAAAATCGGTTAATCATTTTACTAATGCACTTACTCAAATGGAAATATAAATCCGGAAATCAATCTAATAGTTGGTTATCGACTATAGATGAACAACGTCGTCAACTGTTATTCATCTTTGAAGATAGCCCTAGTTTAGAAAAAATTTATTTAGCTACAGTATTTAATAAATGTTATCAAATGGCTAGAAAATCAGCCATTAAAGAAACTCAATTATCTCTGAGTACCTTTCCTGAAAGTTGCCCTTTTTCCCAAAGTGAAATTTTCGATATTGATTTTTATCCCTAA
- a CDS encoding ABC transporter permease: MTSTKISLETGRDWLIGLVTNETFFYVVKRIFQALFTLLLATALSFFIMKLSPGDYVDTLRQNPTISPERIEELREQFGLNKSWPEQFGLWLWRIFRYGDFGTSFVYQRSVASLLWERIPATLLLAIASLFCTWAIAIPFGILAAVKQNQATDRILQVISYTGQGFPSFITALVLLIFAQITSPLFPVGGMTSINHADFSWFGKIIDVGWHMILPTIALSITSFAGLQRITRGELLDVLRQDYIQTARAKGLPENRVIYLHALRNAINPLITILGFELAGLLGGAFIAEQFFNWPGLGRLTLQAVMAKDQYLVMASLVMSAVLLNIGNLLADLLLKVADPRIRLDS, from the coding sequence ATGACTTCTACGAAAATTTCCTTGGAGACAGGTCGAGATTGGCTAATCGGGCTAGTCACGAACGAAACATTTTTTTATGTGGTGAAACGGATATTCCAAGCACTGTTCACCTTGTTATTGGCAACGGCGCTGTCGTTTTTTATCATGAAACTGTCTCCGGGGGATTATGTAGATACCCTGCGGCAAAATCCGACAATTTCGCCAGAACGAATTGAGGAATTAAGGGAACAGTTTGGTCTGAATAAATCTTGGCCAGAACAGTTTGGGCTATGGTTATGGCGAATTTTTAGATACGGAGATTTCGGCACGAGTTTTGTTTACCAACGTTCAGTAGCTTCTTTGTTGTGGGAACGGATACCAGCAACTTTACTTTTAGCGATCGCTTCCTTATTTTGCACCTGGGCGATCGCAATTCCCTTTGGCATTCTGGCGGCTGTGAAACAAAATCAAGCTACTGACCGGATTTTACAGGTGATTAGCTACACAGGACAAGGATTTCCCAGTTTCATCACAGCCTTAGTTCTGCTGATATTTGCTCAAATCACCTCACCTTTATTCCCGGTGGGTGGGATGACTAGCATCAATCATGCTGATTTCTCCTGGTTTGGTAAAATTATTGATGTCGGCTGGCACATGATTTTACCCACGATTGCCTTAAGTATTACTAGCTTTGCTGGTTTGCAAAGAATTACTCGTGGTGAATTGTTGGATGTTCTGCGTCAAGATTATATCCAAACGGCTCGTGCCAAGGGACTGCCGGAAAATCGGGTGATTTACCTTCACGCCCTCCGCAATGCGATAAATCCCTTAATTACGATATTAGGCTTTGAATTAGCGGGTTTATTAGGTGGTGCATTTATTGCTGAACAATTCTTTAACTGGCCTGGTTTAGGCAGATTGACTTTACAGGCGGTAATGGCAAAAGACCAATATTTAGTTATGGCCAGCCTCGTAATGAGTGCCGTATTGCTGAATATAGGCAATTTACTGGCAGACTTGCTATTAAAAGTAGCCGATCCCCGGATTCGTTTGGATTCTTAA
- a CDS encoding adenine phosphoribosyltransferase, with product MDLKSLIRDIPDFPKPGILFRDITTLLRDPEGLRYTIDFFTEKCIDSGFKPDYVVGMESRGFIFGPPLAYKLGAGFIPVRKRGKLPAPVHAIEYELEYGTDCLEMHQDALHPDSRVLIVDDLIATGGTASATAKLAQKFGCELVGFGFIIELRDLQGRKNLPDVPIISLIEY from the coding sequence ATGGATTTAAAGTCTCTAATTCGTGATATACCAGATTTTCCCAAACCCGGAATTTTATTTCGGGATATAACTACTTTACTGCGTGATCCAGAGGGATTACGCTACACTATTGACTTTTTTACTGAAAAATGTATTGATTCTGGATTCAAGCCAGATTATGTTGTGGGTATGGAGTCTCGTGGGTTCATTTTTGGACCTCCTTTAGCTTACAAATTAGGCGCGGGTTTTATTCCTGTTCGGAAACGGGGGAAATTACCAGCACCAGTTCACGCAATTGAATATGAATTAGAGTATGGTACAGACTGTTTGGAAATGCATCAAGACGCTTTGCATCCAGACAGCCGGGTTTTAATCGTGGATGATTTGATTGCTACAGGTGGTACAGCCAGTGCAACAGCAAAGTTGGCGCAGAAGTTTGGCTGCGAACTTGTAGGGTTTGGGTTTATCATCGAGCTACGGGATTTACAAGGACGGAAAAATTTACCAGATGTGCCGATTATTTCTTTAATTGAATACTAG
- a CDS encoding DUF3038 domain-containing protein, whose protein sequence is MNVSASLKPLNSPTPPSLPMILDTLPDPAMPTASFSNAAQGCPARTRLQVDLILLAIEALELGGSEAILAFADELELKGIIKHRVNLWRMRSSNPMRRAHIRRPLTIMEAKALVVIASYIARRLTVVIRQMLMTYQQMSDKQIPLAQNLRLSNYLERFRVHFKSRMNSRRSSVIALSSDEKLDELAMNLLGQLLFCTGTAGMQRFWISLFDGEVE, encoded by the coding sequence ATGAATGTCTCAGCCAGCTTAAAGCCATTGAATAGTCCAACTCCCCCATCATTGCCGATGATTCTGGATACTTTACCAGACCCTGCGATGCCTACGGCAAGCTTCTCTAACGCAGCACAGGGTTGTCCCGCTAGAACCCGGCTGCAAGTTGATCTAATTTTACTGGCGATTGAAGCTTTAGAACTCGGTGGTTCTGAAGCTATTCTGGCTTTTGCTGACGAGTTGGAACTGAAAGGAATTATTAAACACCGGGTAAATTTATGGCGAATGCGTAGCTCTAACCCTATGCGACGAGCGCATATCCGCCGCCCCTTAACTATCATGGAGGCAAAAGCTTTAGTAGTAATTGCTAGCTACATAGCGAGGCGTTTAACCGTTGTGATTCGCCAAATGTTGATGACATATCAGCAAATGAGTGATAAGCAGATCCCTTTGGCTCAAAATTTGCGGCTATCAAATTATCTAGAGCGATTTCGAGTCCATTTCAAAAGTCGGATGAATTCCCGACGTTCTAGTGTAATTGCATTAAGTTCTGATGAAAAATTAGATGAGCTAGCAATGAATTTGTTGGGACAATTACTATTTTGTACTGGCACAGCTGGAATGCAGCGCTTCTGGATTAGTCTTTTTGACGGTGAAGTAGAATGA
- a CDS encoding transglycosylase domain-containing protein codes for MSSPQPPHKPQTLLGQLTQAVQTIQARVDFSKLALKPNAKVPEIWVQDAGADKAEVYPLLGDRYILGRSSKSCDIVIRNPVVSQIHLSLSRDSAQRTPVFVIKDENSTNGIYRGKRRVNTLELRHGDIFTLGPPELAASVRLQYVDPPPLHIKAATWTAFGIGGISALVGLVIGVEWLKFSVRPLPTATSAPIVIYARDGSTPLREPRSTSHVDMQRLDDFGPYLAAAVVSSEDSRYNWHFGVDPLGILRAVLVNTRSGGVQQGASTVTQQVARSLFRDYVGAQDSLGRKLREAVVAFKLETFYSKDQILLTYLNRVFLGVDTSGFEDAARYYFEKPAKELTLSEAATLVGILPAPNAFNFCGDSPNRLEASEYRNRVIRRMLDLGKISEEEANRARRSTVQISPKVCEQQASTIAPYFYSYVFQELESILGAGAAREGNYIIETRLDPGIQTQAETALRNSVNNAGSTFRFSQGAIVTLDTSTGSILSMVGGTDYRQSQFNRAVQAQRQPGSTFKVFAFAAALDRGIPASKSYSCAAMPWQGFTYRACRSGAGNSLNMTTGFALSENPIALRIAREVGLDRVVSTAKRLGVKSSLEAVPGLVLGQSVVNVLEMTGAFGAITNRGVWNPPHAISRILDSSDCQNRDDLTTCRVVYSFDQNRNANQRVLPTGVADEITRMMRQAVTSGTGRAAAIGLGEGGKTGTTDKNVDLWFIGSIPSRRLVTGIWLGNDNNSPTSGSSGQAAQLWGNYMRQVAR; via the coding sequence ATGAGTTCCCCCCAACCTCCTCACAAGCCACAAACTTTACTTGGTCAACTGACTCAAGCCGTACAGACAATTCAAGCGAGGGTTGACTTTTCTAAGTTGGCACTCAAGCCTAATGCCAAAGTACCAGAGATATGGGTGCAGGATGCGGGGGCGGATAAAGCCGAAGTCTATCCGTTGTTAGGCGATCGCTACATCCTCGGTCGTAGCTCCAAATCCTGTGATATAGTCATTCGCAACCCAGTTGTGAGCCAAATCCACCTATCACTGTCGCGGGATTCGGCTCAACGTACCCCTGTTTTTGTGATCAAAGATGAAAATTCCACTAACGGTATTTATCGTGGGAAACGCCGCGTTAATACCTTAGAACTGCGTCACGGTGATATTTTTACTTTAGGTCCACCAGAACTTGCGGCTTCGGTGCGTCTGCAATATGTCGATCCACCACCATTACATATTAAAGCGGCAACTTGGACTGCTTTCGGTATTGGTGGAATCAGCGCCTTGGTGGGGTTAGTCATCGGCGTGGAATGGCTAAAATTTTCTGTGCGACCTCTACCCACTGCTACTAGCGCTCCCATCGTCATTTATGCCCGTGATGGCTCCACTCCCCTGCGTGAGCCTCGGAGTACCTCCCACGTAGATATGCAGCGCTTGGATGACTTTGGCCCCTACTTGGCCGCAGCCGTGGTGTCCTCAGAAGATAGTCGTTACAATTGGCACTTTGGCGTTGATCCGTTGGGGATTTTGCGAGCCGTGCTGGTCAATACTCGCAGTGGAGGTGTGCAGCAGGGAGCCAGCACCGTTACCCAGCAAGTAGCCCGGAGTCTATTTCGGGATTATGTGGGCGCTCAGGACTCCTTGGGACGCAAACTGCGAGAGGCTGTCGTCGCCTTTAAGCTCGAAACTTTTTACAGTAAAGATCAAATCTTGCTGACTTACTTAAATCGAGTCTTTTTAGGGGTTGATACATCCGGCTTTGAGGATGCGGCTCGTTATTACTTTGAGAAGCCAGCGAAGGAATTAACTCTGTCGGAAGCTGCCACATTGGTGGGAATTTTACCTGCGCCCAACGCGTTCAATTTTTGTGGAGATAGCCCAAATCGCCTAGAAGCATCTGAATATCGTAATCGCGTCATTAGGCGAATGTTGGACTTAGGCAAAATCTCAGAAGAGGAAGCCAATCGAGCTAGGCGCTCAACAGTTCAAATTAGCCCCAAAGTTTGCGAACAGCAAGCTAGTACTATTGCTCCTTACTTTTACAGTTATGTTTTCCAGGAACTGGAATCAATTTTGGGGGCGGGAGCGGCAAGAGAGGGTAATTACATCATTGAAACTAGGCTAGATCCAGGAATACAAACTCAAGCAGAAACAGCATTGCGTAATTCAGTCAACAACGCTGGATCAACCTTTCGTTTTTCTCAAGGCGCGATCGTTACCCTGGACACTAGCACTGGTAGTATTTTGTCTATGGTAGGCGGGACTGATTATAGACAAAGCCAGTTTAACCGTGCTGTCCAAGCCCAAAGACAACCAGGTTCGACTTTCAAAGTTTTCGCTTTTGCTGCGGCGCTTGATAGAGGGATACCAGCCTCCAAAAGTTATTCCTGCGCTGCGATGCCTTGGCAAGGCTTTACTTACAGAGCCTGTAGAAGTGGTGCTGGCAATTCCTTAAATATGACCACTGGGTTTGCCCTATCGGAAAATCCTATTGCTCTGCGAATTGCTAGAGAAGTAGGGCTAGATAGAGTGGTATCCACAGCCAAGCGTTTAGGAGTAAAGTCATCGCTCGAAGCAGTTCCTGGCTTAGTACTGGGTCAAAGTGTAGTCAATGTGTTAGAAATGACTGGCGCTTTTGGGGCAATTACTAATCGTGGTGTCTGGAATCCACCCCATGCAATTAGCCGGATTCTAGACAGTAGTGATTGTCAGAATCGTGATGACTTAACAACCTGCCGTGTTGTTTATTCCTTTGACCAAAATCGCAATGCCAATCAGCGAGTTTTACCCACAGGTGTAGCAGACGAAATTACCCGGATGATGCGCCAAGCTGTAACTAGCGGTACTGGTCGTGCTGCCGCTATTGGGCTGGGAGAAGGTGGTAAAACCGGCACAACTGATAAAAACGTTGACCTATGGTTCATTGGCTCTATTCCCAGTCGGCGGCTTGTAACTGGCATTTGGCTAGGTAATGATAATAATTCCCCCACATCCGGTAGCAGCGGTCAAGCAGCTCAATTGTGGGGCAATTATATGAGACAAGTTGCCAGATAG
- the lspA gene encoding signal peptidase II — protein MRLKNHLFWIAAFIAFFLDQLTKYWVVQTFSLGQTLPILPNIFHLTYVTNTGAAFSLFSGKVEWLRWLSLGVSLVLIALAWFGQELNHWDQLGYGLILGGALGNGIDRFVLGYVVDFIDFRLINFAVFNLADSFISIGIVCLLIASFQKTPSSSEK, from the coding sequence ATGCGTTTAAAAAATCATCTGTTTTGGATTGCTGCCTTCATCGCTTTTTTCTTAGACCAATTGACAAAATACTGGGTAGTGCAGACCTTTAGCTTGGGACAGACACTACCAATTCTACCTAATATATTTCATCTGACCTATGTGACTAATACTGGTGCAGCTTTTAGTCTATTCAGCGGTAAAGTAGAGTGGTTACGCTGGCTATCGCTAGGTGTGAGTTTGGTATTGATAGCATTGGCATGGTTTGGTCAGGAGTTAAATCATTGGGATCAGTTAGGCTATGGTTTAATTTTAGGTGGAGCCTTGGGCAATGGTATTGATCGCTTTGTTTTAGGCTATGTTGTTGATTTCATCGATTTTCGCTTGATTAATTTTGCTGTATTTAATTTGGCAGATTCATTTATTAGTATTGGTATTGTTTGTCTATTAATTGCCTCTTTCCAAAAAACACCAAGTTCTAGTGAGAAATGA
- a CDS encoding biotin transporter BioY yields MAESVGNVGTVQLLWSMVGLLLTMGGTFLEAYGVALPWSWSQQGIQTFSLGVTCQVGAVLLVGCLGGKNAGALSQIAYLVMGLTLLPVFADGGGIGYVKLSQFGYLLGFIPGAWICGTLAFKTRPRLENLAFSCISGLLTVHLCGVTYLTISYLLQWKGTENLALMQAILRYSWFALPGQLAVVCAVTVIAYILRHLMFY; encoded by the coding sequence ATGGCTGAAAGTGTTGGAAATGTGGGAACCGTTCAATTACTATGGTCTATGGTAGGCTTGCTCTTAACAATGGGCGGTACCTTCCTAGAAGCTTATGGTGTAGCATTGCCTTGGAGTTGGAGTCAGCAGGGAATTCAGACTTTTTCTCTAGGTGTCACCTGTCAAGTTGGTGCAGTGCTGTTGGTAGGTTGTTTAGGAGGTAAAAATGCTGGCGCACTATCGCAAATCGCCTATTTAGTCATGGGTTTAACTTTGCTACCTGTATTTGCTGATGGTGGCGGTATTGGTTATGTTAAGCTATCTCAGTTTGGCTATCTACTAGGCTTTATTCCTGGAGCGTGGATTTGTGGAACTTTAGCCTTTAAAACTAGACCCAGGTTAGAAAACCTGGCTTTTAGCTGTATATCTGGCTTGTTAACTGTCCACCTCTGCGGTGTTACTTATTTGACTATCAGTTATCTTTTGCAGTGGAAAGGCACAGAAAACTTGGCTCTAATGCAAGCAATTCTCAGATATTCTTGGTTTGCACTACCCGGTCAACTAGCTGTAGTGTGTGCTGTTACCGTAATAGCATATATATTACGTCATTTAATGTTTTATTGA